The following nucleotide sequence is from Trifolium pratense cultivar HEN17-A07 linkage group LG2, ARS_RC_1.1, whole genome shotgun sequence.
TTAATTATTTATCTTTGGAATGGAAAACTGCAAAGCAATGTGTCATCACTCCATCCACTATGAGGCAACAATTCAAACTAATTtgcaacaaaaatttatttaaagacATCGACTAATCAACAGTAAGCTACTAGTGAAAATTTAGTCTTCTCTAAACACaacatttgaaaagtatcctaCAAATAGAGATAATACAATTCTCAGGCCAACACAAGAtactaaaaaaatcacaacAGTACTGCCAAGCTACTAATAATTAATCATAACTAATTTCACAACAGTCTTCTCTAAACACAACACGATATCGACAACTATCCTAAATAGAGATAATACAATTCTCTGGCCAACAACATAAGATACTAATAACCAAAAGTACTTTAAAAACTACTGCATTAAAAATTGCTTTTCTTTCTCGGTCCTCATTCTTCTTCCCACTTCTGTAATCATTCATCTTCCGAACTCATATCATCGTCAATGTTGCTATCAGCACTAATCGTAGTCTTCATCTGTGCCCATCTTGCATAATATTCATCCTGTTAGAGATCGAAAATAAAGAGTTGAAACatacacataaaataaatttgtgaaaaatcTAAAGCATTGCTAAAGGCCACACAAACTTTGTTGAGACGTTCTAGAAAAACTTGCCTCATCAAAATCATTGCAAGGAGACCATTCCACCCATTGCCCGTAAGTAGCACGATCGAGATCAAAATCCTCATCTGAGCACTCTGAGCTCTCTACCTTATCAAGATCAAAAGACTCATTTGAGCCCTCTGAGCTCTCTACCTTAGCAACTTCTACTTCTGGCTTAACAACTTcttcgtttttgttttttgaatggGGCTTCTTAGCatctgtttatttatttatttattgttttgatCAAATAAGAAACGCAAGGGTGAGGATATTTTCATATGGCTGaaagttaaaaaagaaaatttaaaggcTCAACAgtcaaataaatatatcaaacagccaaaaaaaaaaacaatatagatAATAAAGAACGAAATGGGCTCAGTTTTTCAACAATAACATGATAAACATAATCTAAAACACTCAATCAAGagctgtcaaaaaaaaaaaaaaaaaaaaaactcaatcaaGAGCTAGCATTTTCACAAAACAGTGAAGTAAAAAGAATTGTATCATCCCATGGTTCTAAAGTCAAAATCTAAAACATAATAGATGGATATGAAGTGCAAAATAATTCAACCGCAAAGAACATATTAATACAACATTAGAACATCGAGTAAAACTTACTTTCTACTTCTTGCTTCTCAGCAAGAATCGGGTAGGTTGTCACATGAGGTTTTCCCTCTATGGTCTCTACCTTTTGCTTCTTAACAACTCCTGGTTTTGATCAAATAAGAAACGCAAGGGTGAGGATATTTTAATATGGCTGaaagttaaaaaagaaaaagacagacacaacagTGAAGTGATACATCAAACAGCCAAAAACATCTTCCAAGTCTGGCGAAAATGGCAAGATAAACATAACCAAACGTGCATATATCAACACCAAATCAAGAGCTTGCATTTTCATAAAACAAGTAAACAGAATGGCATCATCATCACAAGGTTCTAAAGTCAATATCTAAATCATAAGTGTTAAAAGTCGGTGTGTTTTTACTATTCTTTGATTTTACAACATCCTAGGCTAATTGTTAGTATTCCTAGTCATTACAACTTCCTAGACATTGAATGTAATTGTTGCAGCATCATTATAAATAGAAGGCGCGTGACCTTCTTTTAGACACGCAGTTTTACATATTTTACAATAAGAAATGGAACATGGATAAGCCgctagatttggtctagtggtgaggggttttgGTGGTACGCTATAGGTCCTAGGTTTGattcccagctcattgtaaaccaaaaataaaattaaaaaaaatggaacatGGATGAAATGCAAGTCAATTCTACTGCAAATAATGTATTAATACAACAGCCAAATgcatttatttatcaaaaagcCAAAAACATAATAGGGGACAGGACAGACTAAACAgcaccaaaataaattatagaatgAAATGGGATCAGTTTCTAAGTCTGGCAACAATAGCAAGATAAACATAACCAACTTATGTGCATATTAACACTAAATCAAGAGCTAGCATTTTGATAAAACagtaaagaaaaaagaattgtGGTTCTAAagtcaaaatataaatcataacaGATGGATGaagtgaaaattaaatca
It contains:
- the LOC123905016 gene encoding uncharacterized protein LOC123905016, which gives rise to MEVAWKRSIDEEPHAEKQVERVVKKQKVETIEGKPHVTTYPILAEKQEVENAKKPHSKNKNEEVVKPEVEVAKVESSEGSNESFDLDKVESSECSDEDFDLDRATYGQWVEWSPCNDFDEDEYYARWAQMKTTISADSNIDDDMSSEDE